TCTTGAACGCGCCGCTTTCCAGTCCACGGCTCGCTCGGGTCGTCATGTGGCTGTTCCCGCTGGGGTTAGCAGTGCTGATCGCGGGATTCATGAATTCCTCGGTGATGATCGAGATGGCCGGAGGGGGCGTGCTGGTCATCAGTGCGCTACTCTATGCCTCCAATCTCTTCACCACCTGGTTACGGTCGAGCCATCAAGGAAGTGCCGCATCGGATCACCTACTGATCGCCACGTTTTTCCTGGTGCTCACGCTGGTGCTCGGCGTGCTCGTAGCAGCCAACAACATCGCGGCCACTCCCATCATGCCCTTCGGGTCGCTGCACTTAGTGGCGTACACGCACCTAGCGCTGATCGGATTTATTCTGCAAACGATCGTGGGAGCTCTCTCCCATCTCGTTCCTGTGACGCTGGCCGTGCGCCGTGCGCCAAGCCCGAAGAAACGCGGTCCCTATCTCGAACACCTGACGGGCGTCATCAATCGTTGGAGAACCATACAGGTGGCGAGCCTCAGTATGGGCACGATGGGATTGGCCCTGCTCGCATCGCTCACCTGGAATGTGCCCCTTTCATCGCCCTACGTCCAAGGCGCCATGTGGGCTTCGTGTGGGCTGTTGCTGACCGGCCTGACCGTCTTCTCCGTCAAACTGGTCACCGTCCTCTGGACCGAGCCGGAACAGACTGTAGGTTCCTGAACCGAATTGCCTGTCACTGAATCGAATAACCGACTCTGCGAGAATCGTCCGCCATGGAACAGGATCTTTCGTTTTCCGACCCTCAGGGCCATCGTGTAGCCGCAGTCCTGGCCGCTCCCGCCAATGAGACAGATCGAATCGCCATCCTGTGCCATGGCTTTCTCTCCGGGAAGCGCAGCACGACCAATAAAACACTGACTCGCCTCCTCAACGCACAGGGCATTGCCACCTTGGCCTTTGATTTTTTCGGACAGGGAGACAGCGAAGGCCCGTTTGAGGCGCTCACCACAACGACCGCTGTAGCGCAAGCACATGCTGCCCTGGATCTCGTCCGGCAAAAAGGTTTCAGACGGCTGGGGCTGATGGGGTCCAGCTTTGGAGGACTGGTCGCCACGTTAACAGCGGCGCAGCGTCAGGATCTGGCCTGCCTGGCCTTAAAATGTCCCGTGGTCGACTTTGCCGAGGAACTGCGGCTGACGCTCGGAGATGCTGAGATGGCGGCGTGGCAATCGACCGACACCATCCCCAATATCATGGGTGGGGCTGAACGCATCCGGCTCCGCTACGCTTTTTATGAAGACTGTCTTCGCCGCATTGCCTACGAACCGGCAAAGACGATCACTGCGCCGACCCTGATAGTCCAAGGAGATCAGGACGAATGCGTCCCTTTACACCAGAGTCGACAGCTAGCCGCCGCGCTGACCTGCCCCAACCGTATGGAGCTCCTTCCAGGCGCCGACCACCAGTTCACGAAGAGTGCGGATTTTAACCGGATGACGACTCTTATTGCGGATTGGCTCACGGCACACTGACATGATTCCAGAAGATGAGCGGCGTGAAACAGTTTTGCGGCTCTATCCGATTTTTAAGGAAGAGGTCTATCGGCGCCGCGACCAGATGATGCGCTGGACTGCAATTGGAGCAGGATCGCTTGTCGCCATACTGAGCATCGTTCTCCTGGGACCCGCAGCACACTCGCTTTCAGCAACATCTCGACTGCTCCTGGCCTGTGCGACGCTCTTGTTGGCGATCACCTATATGGGGATCATCTGGCAGCAGCACAACCGCCATCGGCAAGCCAAACAACAACTCATTACACTCGAGCAGGCCCTGGGCCTCTTCGGGGAATTCCCCTCGCATCATGACAGCGCTCTCTACCCTGAAGACTGGCAGAATGAATGGGCTCGCGATAGAAGTCTGCTGCAATACCTTACAATTCTCACTTTTCTGACCGGGATCGCCCTCGTCGCCATCCTCCAGCCGAACCTATAGTCAATCCCGACACCCCAACAGCCACGTAGGTAGCTTCGTGCCGCCGTACCATTTCGTCCAGGCAGAGCACGCCTTAGCTTCCATGGCCTACGTATTCCTTCACAAGTTCAAGAATATTTTCACATAACATCAACCAGTTATATTTATCATCTTTACAGAAAATGGCAAGCTGGCCATGGCACATCTATTGCTTAGATTAAGGACTCTTGTCATGTGAAGCAGAACCCAAAACAAATTCAGGTTGATATGACGATCCAAAACCCCTCACCCACAAATAGACCAACAGTCACCTTCTCCACGTGCATCTGGCTCCTGGCCATGGCATTGACAGCCCCCGTTCTCGCTGGAGAAACGGCTACTCCGAAACAGCATAGCCTTATTCACCGTCCCGATGCTCCGGCATCGCCGATCGTCCCGCGGCCAGAATCCGCGGCCATGCCCTCCCGGCCTGTTGCAGCCACTGCGCCGGCAGTGACGACACCCTCCTCGCAGACACTCCACCACAAATTGACAAAGAAACCGGCCTCGGCGGTCGTCAGCGCGCCTCTCGCGTCCGAACCAAGCCCTTCATCGAGGACAAGCTCCAGACTGCCTTCAGCGGGAACCATCCCAACCACGGCACCCAAAACCGGGTCAGAGAGTCCATCAAAGAGCACTCCGGCTCCAGTCGGTGACCGTACGATTGCTCCGATTGTTCCGATTGCCGCGAGGCCGCTTTCGATGTCTTCCCTGAGCAACATCGCAGCTCCAACAGCAGCTCGTAATGCTGCCGCAGTAGCTCCATTGACTGCAGCAGCACAATCCGGTCTCCCCATAGCCAGTCTCCCCATAGCCAGTCTCGCGCCTTCCATGTCCCGGCTCGTCCAGATGAGCCCGGGGCTAGCAGGCTTACTACAACCGTCCGCGCCTGTGGTCACGCCCTCCTCAACGACTCCGCCGCCCGCCACCCCGCCTTCAACCCCACCCCCTGTATCCAACAGCGGAAGCGTCACCCTATCCTGGTCTGCAAACGGTGAAAACGACTTGGCCGGGTATAAGATCTATTTTGGAACCTCGTCGGGAAATTACACCGCTTCGGGATCGCCCACGGTGATTGGAAAAGTAACCAGCTACACCGTTACCGGTCTCCAGCGAAACACCACCTACTTCTTCGCCCTTTCCGCCTACGACAGTGTCGGCAACGAAAGTGCGCTCTCCGGCGAAGCCAGCAAAAGCATCCTCTAGCGGCTGGTGAAAACGGTCCCCGGCTTCGTTCTCACCTCGGTAACATCCTCAACGTAGCCCCAAAGCTACGCCTGCGGTATTACTCTCGGCTGCGGCCTCGCTGGATGACCGTTTTGACCAGCCGCTTCATTCAGGATGCTCAAATAGACGATCCAACAAGGCCGCAGGGAGTCTAGCGACTGAGGCGTTATGCTTCTCACCCACCCACCCCGAGCTGCCAAGACAGCTCCTTCACCGGTGGGGTA
The DNA window shown above is from Nitrospira sp. and carries:
- a CDS encoding alpha/beta fold hydrolase — its product is MEQDLSFSDPQGHRVAAVLAAPANETDRIAILCHGFLSGKRSTTNKTLTRLLNAQGIATLAFDFFGQGDSEGPFEALTTTTAVAQAHAALDLVRQKGFRRLGLMGSSFGGLVATLTAAQRQDLACLALKCPVVDFAEELRLTLGDAEMAAWQSTDTIPNIMGGAERIRLRYAFYEDCLRRIAYEPAKTITAPTLIVQGDQDECVPLHQSRQLAAALTCPNRMELLPGADHQFTKSADFNRMTTLIADWLTAH
- a CDS encoding fibronectin type III domain-containing protein, with the translated sequence MSPGLAGLLQPSAPVVTPSSTTPPPATPPSTPPPVSNSGSVTLSWSANGENDLAGYKIYFGTSSGNYTASGSPTVIGKVTSYTVTGLQRNTTYFFALSAYDSVGNESALSGEASKSIL
- a CDS encoding cbb3-type cytochrome c oxidase subunit I, with the translated sequence MSRLPGRPLTFLLTGFSWLVLASLVGLAILVGLVRGTPLPHWIRHAHVHAALVGGVAQMILGALLTFISPLLLTGRTQRESHPLLFVTINGSAVGMVAGFGLHNYTVIGVSGLFVVASFLWIARDTWLQARQSLNAPPLNLWYYALAVLALFGGLACGETMAFAWAQQSFGYIRLAHIHLNLLGFITLAIVGTMHNLLPTVLNAPLSSPRLARVVMWLFPLGLAVLIAGFMNSSVMIEMAGGGVLVISALLYASNLFTTWLRSSHQGSAASDHLLIATFFLVLTLVLGVLVAANNIAATPIMPFGSLHLVAYTHLALIGFILQTIVGALSHLVPVTLAVRRAPSPKKRGPYLEHLTGVINRWRTIQVASLSMGTMGLALLASLTWNVPLSSPYVQGAMWASCGLLLTGLTVFSVKLVTVLWTEPEQTVGS